A stretch of Desulfobacter hydrogenophilus DNA encodes these proteins:
- a CDS encoding metal-dependent hydrolase codes for MKLRYFSHSAFQITCDDGLKILIDPFFDNNPTSPVKAQDVEADYILISHGHWDHLGDTLSIAHRCNALCICENELASYLDAKGLNVHKMHVGGAFEFDFGRIKLTQALHSSVTPDNVCHGTPTGFLITINGITLYHTGDTGLFSDMKLIGQLDNIHTMMVPIGDNFTMGIEDAAMACDFVKPVQAVPMHYNTFDVIRANPEEFCEKVRSNGIECKIMNFGDQITI; via the coding sequence ATGAAACTTAGATATTTTTCCCACTCCGCTTTTCAGATTACCTGTGATGACGGGTTAAAAATTCTTATTGATCCTTTTTTTGATAATAATCCCACATCACCGGTTAAGGCCCAAGATGTTGAAGCAGACTATATTCTGATCAGCCATGGCCATTGGGATCATCTCGGCGATACCCTGAGCATTGCCCACAGATGCAATGCATTATGCATCTGTGAAAACGAACTTGCCTCTTATTTAGATGCCAAAGGGCTTAATGTCCATAAAATGCATGTCGGCGGGGCCTTTGAGTTTGATTTCGGACGGATTAAGCTGACCCAGGCCCTTCACAGCTCAGTAACCCCGGACAATGTCTGTCATGGTACACCCACAGGATTTTTGATCACCATCAACGGCATCACCCTTTATCATACGGGGGACACCGGGCTGTTTTCCGATATGAAGCTTATTGGACAGCTTGATAATATTCATACCATGATGGTGCCCATCGGCGATAATTTCACCATGGGAATTGAGGATGCCGCCATGGCCTGTGATTTTGTCAAACCGGTTCAGGCCGTTCCCATGCACTACAACACATTTGACGTGATCAGAGCAAATCCTGAAGAGTTCTGTGAAAAAGTCAGATCTAACGGTATTGAATGTAAAATTATGAATTTTGGTGACCAGATCACTATTTAA
- a CDS encoding ArsR/SmtB family transcription factor → MEIIKQFKALSDPTRLRLLFILEHFELNVNEIVSVVNMVQSGVSRHLKILLEAGLLVSRKDGSFIYYAANKNGYNRELVVLACRQLENDPGLLEDLARTQQCIILRKNRSRRFFRTAAPRWDRLKRKVLGDFNPNTVFEPHLQDASVIADLGCGTGEMLASLLDRGKKTLIGVDVSPEMLEQARLRLPESPNLELRIGELEHLPMREQEADAALMSMVLYHVSEPEKAIQEVYRVLNPGGVFLLVDFLKHNQEQIKDIIGGVWLGFTRQQISGWMDRTGFNLKHIESYPVGKTLTLTFYLAQK, encoded by the coding sequence ATGGAAATAATTAAACAGTTTAAAGCCTTATCTGATCCCACCCGACTGCGGCTTTTGTTTATCCTTGAGCATTTTGAACTCAATGTGAATGAAATTGTCTCCGTGGTGAATATGGTGCAGTCCGGGGTGTCCCGGCATTTAAAAATTCTGCTTGAAGCAGGCTTGCTGGTCTCACGAAAAGACGGCAGTTTTATTTATTATGCCGCGAACAAAAACGGATACAACCGGGAACTTGTTGTTCTTGCCTGCAGACAGCTTGAAAATGACCCGGGATTGCTGGAAGATCTTGCCCGTACACAACAATGCATTATATTAAGAAAAAATAGATCCAGGCGTTTTTTCAGAACCGCTGCCCCCCGGTGGGACCGTTTAAAAAGAAAGGTTCTTGGCGATTTTAATCCCAACACTGTGTTTGAACCTCACCTTCAGGATGCGTCGGTTATTGCCGATCTTGGCTGCGGAACCGGTGAGATGCTTGCCAGTCTCCTTGACAGAGGTAAAAAGACCCTGATCGGAGTAGATGTATCTCCTGAGATGCTTGAACAGGCAAGGCTTCGGCTGCCGGAAAGCCCGAATTTAGAGCTTCGCATAGGAGAGCTGGAACATCTTCCCATGCGTGAACAGGAGGCCGATGCGGCCTTGATGAGCATGGTATTGTACCATGTGTCCGAACCTGAAAAAGCGATTCAGGAGGTGTACCGGGTCCTTAATCCCGGGGGCGTGTTTCTTCTGGTGGATTTTTTAAAACACAACCAGGAACAGATCAAAGATATCATTGGCGGGGTCTGGCTGGGATTTACCCGGCAGCAGATCTCAGGGTGGATGGACAGAACCGGATTCAATCTTAAGCATATTGAATCTTATCCTGTTGGAAAGACATTGACATTAACCTTTTATCTTGCACAAAAATAA